The Flavobacterium faecale genomic sequence TAAAGGTGTAACGTCTAATAACAATACATCTTTTACATCTCCAGAAAGTACACCACCTTGAATAGCTGCTCCAATTGCAACAACCTCATCAGGGTTAACTCCTTTAGACGCTTTTTTACCGAAGAATTTTTCAACTTCTTCAACAATTCTAGGGATACGTGTAGATCCACCTACCAAGATAACTTCGTCAATATCAGATGTAGATAAACCTGCATCTTTCAACGCTCTTGCTACTGGAGCCATAGAACGTTTTACTAATGAATCAGCTAATTGCTCAAATTTAGCACGAGATAATTTTTTTACTAAGTGTTTTGGTCCTGAAGCAGTAGCCGTAACATATGGTAAGTTGATTTCTGTTTCAGCAGAAGCAGACAATTCAATCTTAGCTTTTTCAGCAGCTTCTTTGATACGTTGTAATGACATTGGGTCAAGACGTAAATCAATACCTTCTTCAGCTTTGAATTCGTCAGCTAACCAGTCAATAATAACTTGGTCAAAATCATCTCCACCTAAGTGAGTATCTCCATTTGTAGACAATACTTCAAAAACTCCGTCTCCTAATTCAAGAACAGAGATATCAAATGTACCACCACCTAAATCGTAAACTGCGATTTTTTGATCTACTCCTTTTTTATCCAATCCGTAAGCAAGTGCCGCAGCAGTTGGCTCATTGATGATACGCATTACTTTAAGACCTGCAATTTCACCAGCTTCTTTTGTAGCTTGACGTTGTGCATCATTAAAGTAAGCAGGAACAGTAATAACCGCTTCAGTAACTGTTTGACCTAAATAGTCTTCAGCAGTTTTTTTCATTTTTTGCAATGTCATTGCTGACAATTCTTGTGCAGAGTACAAACGACCATCAATATCCACACGTGGTGTATTGTTGTCTCCTTTTACTACTGAATAAGGAACTCTTTTTGCTTCTTCTGTAGTTTCAGCAAAAGATTGTCCCATAAAACGTTTGATAGAAGCAATAGTCTTAGTTGGATTAGTTACCGCTTGTCTTTTTGCAGGATCCCCTACTTTAATTTCTCCACCTTCAACAAAAGCGATGATAGATGGTGTTGTTCTTTTTCCTTCTGCATTAGGAATTACAACAGCTTCATTACCTTCCATTACAGAAACACAAGAGTTTGTAGTACCTAAATCAATTCCGATTATTTTACCCATTTTTAATATATTTAATTTTATTATATACTCGTTTTAATAACTTATTGACTCTAAAGCAATCATTGTGCCAACAAAAAACCCTATTGTAAATTGTCAGTTTTTGCAAATATGGCGGAAATACGGCTGACAAGATGACATTTTGCATGCACTGACAATAGCATTCTTGTACATGATTGGCTGTCATAGGATATGGAGGATTTTTAGATTTTTGGATTAAGGAATTAGGATTTGGAAAATGGGATTAACGATTGGGGAAATGAGATTAACGATTTTTGATTAACGATTGCTGATTTTTGATTTGGTATTGGTGAAATAGGATTAAGTAAATGGGATTAACGATTTTTGATTAACGATTGCTGATTGTTGATTTGATATTGAGGAAATGAGATTAACTATTGCTGATTTTTGATTTGGTATTGAGGAAATGAGATTAACGATTGTTGATTAACGATTGCTGATTTTTAATATGAATTGAGGATTCTATAAAATTGTTTTTTTTTGAAATTTGTAATTTCTTTTCGAAATTGATTTTTGAAATTGATTTTTGAAATTGTTTTTTGAAATTGATTTTTGAAGTTGATTTTTGAAGTTGATTTTTGAAGTTAATTTTTGAAATTGACTTTTGAAATTGACTTTTTAAATTGACTTTTGACTTTTAATAATTACAGTATATTTGCTAAAAAAAACTATGTTTACCCTACAACAAATTCAAGCAGCACATGATAAAGTACAAACTGGTGCTGATTTTTCTACCTATATACAAGATTTAATTCAGCTCGGGGTCAAAGGATACGATACTATTGTTGCCGACGGCCGTGTGTCTTATTATGGTGCAGATGATTTTTCGACGGCTACCGATGCGAAATACGAAACCTTGGCTACGGCAACTATCCCCAATAAGGAGCGCTTTATTGAATATTTGGTTATGCACCAAGATGGACAAACCAATTATTATACTTTTTGTCAACATGCGGCCCAGTGCGGAATTGCAAAATGGCGTATTAATATTATCGAGATGACTTGCACCTATCTTGATGCTAATAACAACCCGATCGTTATCGAAAAAATACCCGTTTAATTATGGTTTAATTTTCTAAAACCATTTATTGTTTTTGGAATTACACCTAAATAGGAATGCTGAAGCAAGGAAAATAATTGCTTCAGCATTTTTTTTTGTTCGGTTAAAAACAATATTGCATTTGTTTCTAGCCTTTTAGAAGAGATTGATTTTCTTTTTCTGATTTATTATCAAAACAACTTTGAAAACTACCATTGTATTTACTATTTTTACTAAACGACCAATTTCTATTTACTAATAAAATACAATAAAACAATATGACTTCTTTTAGCAAACAAATATCTTTTCGTTGGGCAGACCTTGATCCAAATTTTCATGTAAGACACAGTGTATATTATGATTTTGGAGCACAACATAGAATTGAAATCTTGGAAGGTCTTGGATTAACAATGAGAACTATGCAATCACAATTCTTTGGCCCGATCATTTTTAGAGAAGAATGTGTTTTTCGAAAAGAAATAAAATTATCCGATGCCATTTTTATTCATACCAAAGTAGCAAAAATGACTGCCGATGCATCACGATGGACTATTGTACACGAATTGAAAGATGGAAACGATACATTATGCGCAACTATATCTGTAGATGGCGCCTGGATGGATACCAAACTACGTAAACTTGTAAACCCAGTTCCAGATTCTGTAATGGAAGCACTTTCAAACATGCCAAAAAGTGATAATTTTGTTCAACTTTAATTTCGAATTACAATCTCCGTTAGGATTAAATATGTAAATTTGAGGATAACCACCTTACTATCGTCTTTGGAAACATACACAGTGCCGAATACCAAAACTATCTTTTAACCAATATCAAACCTAAATTTAACAATATATGGAATCAATCATTCAATTTGTACATGCTGAAACAAACAAAACTGCCGAACATATTGTGCTCAAAAAATTAGATTCATTAACGAATCATTTTGATTGGGTTATTCGTGCCAATGTAATTTTTAAAGAAGAAAAAGATTCTCATGGAAAAGGAAAAATTTGCGAAATAGCATTAAGTTGCCCTGGACCTCGCATTTTCGCTGTTTCGAATGAGTCTTCGTTTGAAATAGCGGCTGCTGAAACCATAAAAGACATAGAAGCACAGCTTAATAAACGAAAAAGTGAAATGAAAGCGCATTAATAACTTCTATTTATATACAGAATAAAAACAATGAACTTTGTTAAACTTTTGGGTTTGATAAAGTTCATTTGCTTTTTGAGCCTCACATGAAAATATTTGCTTAATTTTACAGGCTCAAAAATAAAAATGACCCTTTTTTATAAGGTTTCAATTAAAAACATAACAGAATGTCTGTAGCAAAAAAAGATTATAAAAGAATTACCACGAAGTCATTGATCGAAATGAAAGCCAATGGAGAAAAAATCTCGATGCTTACTGCTTATGACTATACAATGGCAAAAATTGTAGATAGCTCAGGTGTAGATGTGATCCTTGTAGGGGACTCTGCGTCGAATGTGATGGCGGGTCATGAGACTACATTACCTATTACATTGGATCAAATGATTTACCATGCTTCATCTGTTGTGAGAGCTATCGAACGATCTCTTGTAGTGGTAGATTTGCCATTTGGTAGCTACCAATCTGATCCTAAGGAAGCTTTGCGCTCTGCTATTCGAATCATGAAAGAAAGTGGTGGTCACGCCGTAAAACTTGAGGGTGGAAAAGAAATTAAGGATTCTATCAAAAAAATTCTTAACGCAGGTATCCCTGTGATGGGACATTTGGGTCTTACGCCACAATCTATCTACAAATTCGGAACCTATACAGTACGTGCCAAAGAAGAGCAAGAAGCAGACAAATTGATCGAAGATGCTTTATTACTCGAAAAATTGGGTTGTTTTGCCATTGTAGTCGAAAAAATACCTGCACATTTAGCTGAAAAAGTAGCACAAAGTATTTCGATTCCGGTTATAGGAATTGGTGCTGGTGGTAAAGTTGATGGACAAGTTTTGGTTATACACGACATGTTGGGTATGAACAACGAATTCAGTCCTCGCTTTTTGCGTCGCTACATGAATTTGTATGATGACATGACGGCTGCCATTGGTCAATATGTTGATGATATAAAGTCAATGGATTTCCCTAACGAAAAAGAACAGTACTAAATTGAAAATACTATCTACCAAAGATAATTTGCAAGTCTTGCACGAAGACAATCACATTATTGTGATAAACAAACGTGTTGGTGATTTGGTCCAAGGTGACAAAACTGGTGACAAACCCCTACCCGATGTTGTAAAAGAGTATATCAAAGACAAGTACAACAAGCCCGGAGAAGTTTTCTTGGGCGTTGTACACCGTCTTGATCGACCTACAACGGGTATTGTCGTGTTTGCGCGTACAAGCAAGGCTTTGACCCGCTTGAACGAACTTTTTAAAAACCGTGAAACGCAAAAAACCTATTGGGCTGTAGTAAAAAACAAACCACCAAAACAGCAGGACAACTTGGTTCATTACCTAAAAAGAACCGAGAAAAACAACTCTTCAAAAGCACATTTGAAAGAAGTTCCAGATAGTAAAATGGCCAGTTTGGATTATACAATTATTAAAGAACTGAATAATTATTTTGTTCTCGAAATAAACCTTCATACTGGGAGGCACCACCAAATTAGAGCCCAATTATCGGCAATTGGTTGCCCTATCAAAGGTGATTTGAAATATGGTTTTGATCGCAGTAATCCAGATGGAGGCATCCATTTGCATGCTCGAAAACTCAGTTTCATTCATCCTGTGAGTAAGGAACCTATCACATTGCTTGCACCTGTGCCGCAAGACACCATCTGGTCTGCAGTGGACTAAAAATTCAATCTCAAAATCAATTCTAATGGCAACGTTTATATTGATTTTGAGATTTTTTTATTTCAGATACTATCTACTGCCATTTGAAAGCATTTTCAGGCTATTAGAACTTGGAAGGTATTACCAAAATAGTCGTTCTTTATACCCTAAAAAACGAATTACAAAATGAATACGCAAAAATCTAGAATAGAGCAATTAAAATTGAATGGGTACAAACTAAACTTTGAAACCTCAATCACTCAGATATTTGAAAATTATAGAAAAATAGCGCTTTACGCAGGTTTATCGTTATTTGTATTTGGTATTATTTTGATTACCTTAATTTATGGTGGATTGCTCTCTTATTTCGGAATAGAAACTATTACCGAAATGACAAAACCAGAAAATCTACGTCCAGAGAATTTATCGAAAGAGTTCTTGATGTGGTACACCATTTTTGCTATTTTGTTTACGAGCTTTGTCAGTCCATTTTCTGCTGGGTTTATCAAAATGGCCTATTGTGCCGATCGTGATGAAGAATTTCGTCTCTCTGCAATATTCACTTACTACAGCTCTAGCAAATTTTTTACTTTGTTTACGGCTACCCTCATTATTTCATTGACCAATACTGGCCTGGCTACCATAGCAGAACAATTAGGCAATGGAGCTGCTGGATCAGTTGCATCTTTATTCATATCTTTTTATACGATTTTGACTGTTCCGTTGATTATTTTTGGTGATCTAGGTGTGTTTTCTGCTATACAGACTAGCGTTGCTCTTATTGCTAAGCAGCCCCTACTTATTTTGGGACTCCTTTTGATATCCCTCATTGCAACCCTACTAGGATTGATGTTTATCATAGTCGGAATTTTGTTTACTATGCCTTTTATTTACTCCTTTTACTATATTTTGTACAAAAACATTGTAGGCTTTGAAGAATAGCACTACATAATAGACAATAAAACACAGTATATTGTGATTATTAAGTAATTTTCATTACTTTCAATCTTTATAATTTCTATTTTTCTTTAAACGAAAAAACCAATTATGTCCATAGATCAATTGCTAAATACTATAATTATTTTTATAGGAGAAATCATTCCTATAAAAATCAATTATTTTTCGCCTCTGGATGTGATTAGTACCGATAAAAGTTTAGTACGAACAGTGGCTATATTTTTTATAGTATTGCTGCTGACTTTGATCTACAGTTATTACAGACCAAAGGCAGTATTAAGGCCTCAGTTTTCGACTAACTATTTATCAAAAAAGGCTCAAAATCAAGAATACCAAACTTTATTTCTATACATAGGCTTATTTTTTATCTTCGTTGAAACGACTTTGGAATTATTTCAAATTCGACCACAAAGTTTACTTTACCAGAATCTATTGGTCGGTATTTCATTAGTATCTATCTATTTTATTAGTAATAAGGTTCGATATGTTTTTGATAATTTACATATGATTTTCAAAATAATATTTTGCCTTTT encodes the following:
- the dnaK gene encoding molecular chaperone DnaK, which codes for MGKIIGIDLGTTNSCVSVMEGNEAVVIPNAEGKRTTPSIIAFVEGGEIKVGDPAKRQAVTNPTKTIASIKRFMGQSFAETTEEAKRVPYSVVKGDNNTPRVDIDGRLYSAQELSAMTLQKMKKTAEDYLGQTVTEAVITVPAYFNDAQRQATKEAGEIAGLKVMRIINEPTAAALAYGLDKKGVDQKIAVYDLGGGTFDISVLELGDGVFEVLSTNGDTHLGGDDFDQVIIDWLADEFKAEEGIDLRLDPMSLQRIKEAAEKAKIELSASAETEINLPYVTATASGPKHLVKKLSRAKFEQLADSLVKRSMAPVARALKDAGLSTSDIDEVILVGGSTRIPRIVEEVEKFFGKKASKGVNPDEVVAIGAAIQGGVLSGDVKDVLLLDVTPLSLGIETMGGIMTILIEANTTIPTKKSQVFSTAADSQPTVELHVLQGARAMAADNKTIGRFNLDGIPPAPRGVPQIEVSFDIDANGIIKVSATDKGTGKSHDIRIEASSGLTSEEIERMKQDAEANAESDKVARSRAEKLNEADSMIFQTETQLKELGDKITDDNKVAVEYALTELRMAHASQDIPAIQTALDNINAAWKKATEAMYAQGEQAQGGAEPQAEAQGDNVEDVEFEEVK
- a CDS encoding acyl-CoA thioesterase; amino-acid sequence: MTSFSKQISFRWADLDPNFHVRHSVYYDFGAQHRIEILEGLGLTMRTMQSQFFGPIIFREECVFRKEIKLSDAIFIHTKVAKMTADASRWTIVHELKDGNDTLCATISVDGAWMDTKLRKLVNPVPDSVMEALSNMPKSDNFVQL
- a CDS encoding RluA family pseudouridine synthase; translated protein: MKILSTKDNLQVLHEDNHIIVINKRVGDLVQGDKTGDKPLPDVVKEYIKDKYNKPGEVFLGVVHRLDRPTTGIVVFARTSKALTRLNELFKNRETQKTYWAVVKNKPPKQQDNLVHYLKRTEKNNSSKAHLKEVPDSKMASLDYTIIKELNNYFVLEINLHTGRHHQIRAQLSAIGCPIKGDLKYGFDRSNPDGGIHLHARKLSFIHPVSKEPITLLAPVPQDTIWSAVD
- a CDS encoding HPF/RaiA family ribosome-associated protein, whose translation is MESIIQFVHAETNKTAEHIVLKKLDSLTNHFDWVIRANVIFKEEKDSHGKGKICEIALSCPGPRIFAVSNESSFEIAAAETIKDIEAQLNKRKSEMKAH
- the panB gene encoding 3-methyl-2-oxobutanoate hydroxymethyltransferase, which translates into the protein MSVAKKDYKRITTKSLIEMKANGEKISMLTAYDYTMAKIVDSSGVDVILVGDSASNVMAGHETTLPITLDQMIYHASSVVRAIERSLVVVDLPFGSYQSDPKEALRSAIRIMKESGGHAVKLEGGKEIKDSIKKILNAGIPVMGHLGLTPQSIYKFGTYTVRAKEEQEADKLIEDALLLEKLGCFAIVVEKIPAHLAEKVAQSISIPVIGIGAGGKVDGQVLVIHDMLGMNNEFSPRFLRRYMNLYDDMTAAIGQYVDDIKSMDFPNEKEQY
- a CDS encoding DUF1398 domain-containing protein; this translates as MFTLQQIQAAHDKVQTGADFSTYIQDLIQLGVKGYDTIVADGRVSYYGADDFSTATDAKYETLATATIPNKERFIEYLVMHQDGQTNYYTFCQHAAQCGIAKWRINIIEMTCTYLDANNNPIVIEKIPV